From one Streptomyces sp. N50 genomic stretch:
- a CDS encoding MFS transporter, with product MSVTQSGESAESGGPGTTATGPDPRRWWGLVIIALAQLMVVLDATIVNIALPSAQRDLGMSDGNRQWVITAYTLAFGGLLLLGGRIADLVGRKRTFIIGLIGFAGASALGGAATTSGMLFGARALQGVFAAVLAPSALSLLTTTFTDPKERGKAFGIYGALAGSGSAIGFIAGGLLTEYLNWRWCLYVNIPIAIIAVFGALALLHDRPGHSGARLDVPGVLLGCGGLVAIVYGFSEAEPRGWTDSLVLGLFAAGVVLLTTFVWWQTRAPSPLLPLHIVKDRNRAGCFLTMGLAVIGMFGMFLFMTYYLQVILDYSPVKTGLAFLPLTVAIIIGSTQISARLMHHVPPRTLMVPGAVLAAAGMSFFTRLTVDSDYTTELLPGLILMGLGMGLIFMPVFATATAGVAPQDSGVTSATVNTAQQVGGSIGTALLNTIATTSSAAYIAAHLHNPAQKALITSKGIVHGYTVAIWWAVAVMLMAGLVAGLMVTARAPKHGATAQSPTPESASESLT from the coding sequence ATGAGCGTCACCCAATCAGGTGAATCAGCTGAATCAGGCGGCCCCGGAACGACGGCTACGGGCCCCGATCCCCGCCGCTGGTGGGGCTTGGTGATCATCGCTCTCGCGCAGCTCATGGTCGTCCTCGACGCGACGATCGTGAACATCGCGCTCCCCTCCGCACAGCGCGACCTGGGCATGTCCGACGGCAACCGGCAGTGGGTCATCACCGCGTACACCCTCGCGTTCGGCGGCCTGCTCCTGCTGGGCGGCCGGATCGCCGACCTGGTGGGCCGCAAACGGACGTTCATCATCGGCCTGATCGGCTTCGCGGGCGCCTCCGCACTCGGCGGCGCGGCCACGACCTCGGGCATGCTCTTCGGCGCCCGAGCCCTCCAGGGCGTCTTCGCCGCCGTACTGGCCCCCTCCGCCCTCTCCCTCCTCACCACCACCTTCACCGACCCGAAGGAACGCGGAAAGGCCTTCGGGATCTACGGCGCACTCGCGGGCAGCGGTTCGGCGATCGGCTTCATCGCGGGCGGCCTGCTCACCGAGTACCTGAACTGGCGCTGGTGCCTCTACGTCAACATCCCCATCGCGATCATCGCGGTGTTCGGCGCCCTCGCCCTCCTCCACGACCGCCCGGGCCACAGCGGCGCCCGCCTCGACGTACCCGGCGTACTACTGGGCTGCGGCGGCCTGGTCGCGATCGTCTACGGCTTCAGCGAGGCGGAGCCGCGAGGCTGGACGGACTCCCTGGTCCTAGGCCTGTTCGCGGCAGGAGTCGTACTCCTCACGACATTCGTGTGGTGGCAGACCAGGGCCCCCAGCCCCCTCCTCCCCCTCCACATCGTCAAGGACCGCAACCGCGCCGGCTGCTTCCTGACCATGGGCCTGGCCGTCATCGGCATGTTCGGCATGTTCCTGTTCATGACCTACTACCTCCAGGTCATCCTCGACTACTCCCCCGTGAAGACCGGCCTGGCCTTCCTCCCCCTCACGGTCGCGATCATCATCGGCTCGACCCAGATCTCGGCCCGCCTGATGCACCACGTCCCGCCGCGCACCCTGATGGTCCCGGGCGCGGTCCTGGCCGCGGCGGGCATGTCCTTCTTCACCCGCCTGACGGTCGACTCGGACTACACCACCGAACTGCTCCCCGGCCTGATCCTGATGGGCCTCGGCATGGGCCTGATCTTCATGCCGGTCTTCGCCACCGCCACGGCCGGAGTCGCCCCGCAGGACTCGGGCGTGACCTCCGCGACCGTCAACACCGCCCAGCAGGTGGGCGGTTCGATCGGTACGGCCCTCCTCAACACGATCGCCACCACCAGCAGCGCGGCCTACATCGCCGCCCACCTCCACAACCCCGCCCAGAAGGCCCTCATCACCAGCAAGGGCATCGTCCACGGCTACACGGTCGCCATCTGGTGGGCCGTGGCCGTGATGCTGATGGCGGGACTGGTAGCAGGCTTGATGGTGACAGCCCGAGCACCGAAACACGGCGCGACGGCACAGTCCCCCACCCCGGAGTCGGCATCCGAGTCACTGACCTGA
- a CDS encoding FAD-dependent oxidoreductase, translating to MSSSVSGGVGGGMSGVVNGGISFWYADDGLPVRREPLAGDASADVVIVGGGYTGLWTAYYLKKAAPSLRVTVLEQKFCGYGASGRNGGWLYNGIAGRDRYAKLHGREAAVRLQKAMNDTVGEVVRVAEAEGIEADVHRGGVLEVACTPAQLARLKAFHEHELSYGETDRELYGARETGERIRVADAVGSTWTPHGARLHPVKLVKGLAAVVEGLGVTIHESTPVTEIRPKHAVTPYGTVRAPYVLRCTEGFTASLKGQRRTWLPMNSSMIATEPLTDAQWESVGWGGLETLGDMAHAYMYAQRTGDGRIALGGRGVPYRFGSRTDNDGRTQAATVEALREVLVRFFPSLAGVRVAHAWSGVLGVPRDWCATVTLDRSTGLGWAGGYVGSGVATTNLAGRTLRDLVRLDSGQAGATELTGLPWVGHKVRKWEPEPFRWLGVQGMYATYRAADRRELSGSGGESSRLARVADRVAGRH from the coding sequence ATGAGCAGCTCGGTGAGCGGTGGCGTGGGCGGTGGCATGAGCGGTGTCGTGAACGGCGGCATCTCCTTCTGGTACGCGGACGACGGTCTCCCTGTGCGCCGGGAGCCCCTCGCGGGTGACGCCTCCGCGGATGTCGTGATCGTCGGCGGCGGGTACACGGGGTTGTGGACCGCGTACTACCTGAAGAAGGCGGCGCCCTCCCTCCGGGTCACCGTCCTGGAGCAGAAGTTCTGCGGGTACGGGGCCTCGGGGCGCAACGGCGGGTGGCTGTACAACGGCATCGCGGGGCGCGACCGGTACGCGAAACTCCATGGGCGGGAAGCCGCCGTACGTCTGCAGAAGGCCATGAACGACACCGTCGGCGAGGTCGTCAGGGTTGCGGAGGCGGAGGGGATCGAGGCCGACGTCCATCGTGGGGGCGTACTCGAAGTCGCTTGTACGCCTGCTCAGTTGGCGCGGCTGAAGGCTTTTCATGAGCACGAGCTGTCGTACGGCGAGACGGACCGTGAGCTGTACGGCGCGCGGGAGACCGGTGAGCGGATCCGGGTCGCGGACGCGGTCGGGTCGACGTGGACTCCGCATGGTGCCCGGCTGCATCCGGTGAAGCTGGTCAAGGGGCTCGCGGCGGTGGTGGAGGGGTTGGGCGTCACCATTCACGAGTCGACGCCGGTGACCGAGATTCGGCCCAAGCACGCGGTCACGCCGTACGGGACCGTTCGCGCGCCCTACGTCCTGCGCTGTACCGAGGGGTTCACCGCGAGTCTGAAGGGGCAGCGGCGGACCTGGCTGCCGATGAACTCCTCGATGATCGCCACCGAGCCGCTCACCGACGCGCAGTGGGAGTCGGTGGGGTGGGGTGGGCTGGAGACGCTCGGGGACATGGCGCACGCGTACATGTACGCGCAGCGGACCGGTGACGGGCGGATCGCGTTGGGCGGGCGCGGGGTGCCGTACCGGTTCGGGTCGCGGACGGACAACGACGGGCGGACGCAGGCGGCGACCGTCGAGGCGTTGCGGGAGGTCCTTGTGCGGTTCTTTCCGTCGCTCGCGGGGGTGCGGGTCGCGCACGCGTGGTCGGGGGTTCTGGGGGTGCCGCGTGACTGGTGTGCGACGGTGACGCTGGATCGTTCTACGGGGCTGGGGTGGGCCGGGGGGTACGTCGGGTCGGGGGTGGCTACGACGAATCTCGCTGGGCGGACGTTGCGGGATCTGGTGCGGTTGGACTCTGGGCAGGCGGGGGCGACTGAACTGACCGGGCTGCCGTGGGTCGGGCACAAGGTGCGGAAGTGGGAGCCGGAGCCGTTTCGGTGGTTGGGGGTTCAGGGGATGTACGCGACGTATCGGGCGGCGGATCGGCGTGAACTGAGCGGGTCCGGTGGGGAGTCGTCGCGGTTGGCTCGGGTGGCGGATCGGGTGGCTGGGCGGCACTGA
- a CDS encoding rhomboid-like protein codes for MRISRGLHRVWAYVRSAPGTYVWLGILFVTTVAMHHMSPEFEQEFLRQRSTNIHELSNNPVRVLFASAMWMDGGRWLPYAALYTVFHAQAERWLGTARWLMVCVAAHVLATLISEGALLEAIRRGVAPQSAVNTLDIGVSYALAGVVGVLVYRIAVPWRYPYLVVVLAVYGVPLATGRTFTDLGHFTSVVIGLACYPLVRGCGKAWNPKETVAALRG; via the coding sequence ATGCGAATTAGCCGGGGCCTCCACAGGGTGTGGGCGTACGTCCGCAGCGCCCCCGGCACCTACGTCTGGCTGGGGATCCTCTTCGTCACCACGGTCGCCATGCACCACATGTCACCGGAGTTCGAGCAGGAGTTCCTGCGGCAGCGGTCCACCAACATCCACGAGCTGTCGAACAACCCGGTGCGGGTGCTGTTCGCGAGCGCGATGTGGATGGACGGGGGACGCTGGCTGCCGTACGCGGCGCTGTACACGGTGTTCCACGCGCAGGCGGAACGGTGGCTCGGGACGGCGCGGTGGCTGATGGTGTGCGTGGCCGCGCATGTGCTGGCCACGCTGATCAGCGAGGGCGCGCTGCTGGAGGCGATCCGGCGGGGCGTGGCACCGCAGTCCGCGGTCAACACCCTTGACATCGGGGTGAGTTACGCGCTGGCGGGGGTGGTGGGGGTGCTGGTGTACCGGATCGCGGTGCCGTGGCGGTACCCGTATCTGGTGGTCGTACTGGCTGTCTACGGGGTGCCGTTGGCGACCGGCCGGACCTTCACCGATCTCGGGCATTTCACCTCCGTGGTGATCGGTCTCGCGTGTTATCCGCTGGTCAGGGGCTGTGGAAAAGCATGGAATCCGAAGGAGACAGTGGCCGCGCTCAGGGGTTAG
- a CDS encoding aminoglycoside phosphotransferase family protein encodes MSRFTHASIVGGVIDIPASLVASYESFGGKEAAAFAAALRERAARFLGQWELRLDGPSMNGRCALVLPVLRADGTPAALKLQDVDEETAGEPLALRGWDGDGAVRLLEADADTGTLLLERLDSGRVLADLPNSREATLVVARLLARLTAVEAPAGLRRLGDIAAQLLDRTSAVLPRVSDPAERRLIADCAAAVREVAGEPGDRLLHWDLHFENVLAADRAPWIAIDPKPLAGDPGFDLLPALWNRFDADEVGWRFDAMTEVLGLDRDRARAWTLGRVLQNALWAVGDGRPPSPDHLEIARRLRD; translated from the coding sequence ATGAGCCGATTCACGCACGCAAGTATCGTCGGAGGCGTGATCGACATCCCGGCGTCGCTGGTCGCCAGTTACGAGAGTTTCGGCGGCAAGGAGGCAGCGGCCTTCGCCGCCGCCCTCCGGGAGCGGGCCGCGCGGTTCCTCGGCCAGTGGGAGCTGCGCCTCGACGGACCCTCGATGAACGGCCGGTGCGCGCTGGTCCTGCCCGTGCTGCGGGCGGACGGGACACCGGCCGCGCTCAAGCTCCAGGACGTGGACGAGGAGACGGCCGGGGAGCCCCTGGCGCTGCGGGGCTGGGACGGCGACGGTGCCGTACGACTGCTGGAGGCCGACGCCGACACGGGCACGCTGCTGCTCGAACGGCTCGACTCGGGGCGGGTGTTGGCGGATCTGCCGAACTCCCGCGAGGCCACGCTGGTCGTCGCCCGGCTGCTGGCCCGCCTGACGGCCGTCGAGGCACCGGCGGGGCTGCGGCGGCTCGGTGACATCGCGGCTCAGCTGCTCGACCGGACCTCGGCGGTGCTGCCCCGGGTCTCCGATCCGGCCGAGCGGCGGCTGATCGCGGACTGCGCGGCGGCGGTGCGCGAGGTCGCCGGTGAACCCGGCGACCGGCTGCTCCACTGGGACCTGCACTTCGAGAACGTCCTGGCGGCGGACCGCGCCCCCTGGATCGCCATCGACCCCAAGCCGCTCGCGGGCGACCCCGGCTTCGACCTCCTCCCGGCCCTGTGGAACCGCTTCGACGCGGACGAGGTCGGGTGGCGGTTCGACGCCATGACGGAGGTACTCGGGCTGGACCGGGACCGGGCACGCGCCTGGACGCTGGGCCGGGTGCTGCAGAACGCGCTGTGGGCGGTGGGGGACGGGCGTCCGCCGTCGCCGGATCACCTGGAGATCGCGCGGCGCCTGCGCGACTGA
- a CDS encoding LysR family transcriptional regulator: MDLDAVRTFVAIADAGRFQHAATELSITQQAVSKRVAALERSVGVRLFARTPRGAELTVDGRAFLPYARELLRAEARAFASVRPGHRALRVDVIGRGLAPAALLRDFHRAHPEVELDVVTLFDADAAVDAIRSGTVDVSFRAVMATGGRLRDDTGPARSASGAATGRRFRDDEGPAVSLAETGRRLPDDVEVSRAFDEPVQLLTGPAHPLAAARTVTPADLVGHRIWMPGLVPGTEWAAYYDALAAAFGLTIESNGPDFGVEPLLDTIAGSRSLATLVGEQTRLVWPAGHDLRRIAVRNPTPVYPHSLVRHRDNRHPALAALRDHLDTTRPASSAAETWTPAWA; this comes from the coding sequence GTGGATCTCGACGCTGTGCGCACCTTCGTGGCCATCGCGGACGCGGGCCGTTTCCAGCATGCGGCCACGGAGTTGTCGATCACCCAGCAGGCCGTCTCCAAGCGGGTCGCCGCGCTGGAGCGGTCCGTAGGCGTACGGCTCTTCGCGCGCACCCCGCGCGGGGCCGAACTGACCGTCGACGGGCGGGCGTTCCTGCCGTACGCCCGCGAGCTGCTGCGCGCCGAGGCGCGGGCCTTCGCCTCCGTCCGGCCCGGCCACCGCGCGCTGCGCGTCGACGTGATCGGCCGCGGACTCGCCCCGGCCGCGCTGCTACGGGACTTCCATCGCGCCCACCCCGAGGTCGAGCTGGACGTCGTGACCCTCTTCGACGCCGACGCGGCCGTGGACGCCATCCGCTCCGGCACGGTCGACGTGTCCTTCCGCGCCGTCATGGCGACCGGCGGACGGCTCCGCGACGACACGGGCCCGGCGCGGTCCGCCTCCGGCGCCGCGACCGGCCGACGGTTCCGCGACGACGAGGGCCCCGCCGTCTCCCTCGCCGAGACCGGCCGCCGGCTCCCCGACGACGTCGAGGTCAGCCGGGCCTTCGACGAGCCCGTCCAGCTGCTCACCGGTCCGGCCCACCCGCTCGCCGCCGCCCGCACGGTCACCCCGGCCGACCTCGTCGGGCACCGGATCTGGATGCCCGGCCTCGTGCCCGGCACCGAGTGGGCCGCCTACTACGACGCGCTCGCGGCCGCGTTCGGGCTCACCATCGAGAGCAACGGCCCCGACTTCGGCGTGGAGCCGCTGCTGGACACCATCGCCGGGTCCCGTTCGCTGGCGACCCTCGTCGGGGAGCAGACCCGGCTGGTCTGGCCCGCCGGCCACGACCTGCGCCGTATCGCCGTACGGAATCCGACGCCGGTCTACCCGCACTCGCTGGTCCGGCACCGGGACAATCGGCATCCGGCGTTGGCCGCCCTCCGCGATCACCTCGACACCACGCGGCCCGCCTCATCCGCCGCGGAGACCTGGACACCGGCCTGGGCGTAG
- a CDS encoding MFS transporter, with product MAGRRALGRRFGWLWASFAVSSYGTGLGFGAFSFMAILVLHSGPTQVAVLAASGRAVGALVAVPLGPWVEFRRKRPVMIAMDLTRFGALLTVPVAFAFGLLTFAQLLVVSVVVAAANIAFNAASGSYLKALVPREDLLVANSRFESTTWTSTMLGPPLGGVAIGLFGPVTTVVADAVSYLLSALGIRAIGGTEPRPERGGGPRLRAGDLLDGWRYILAHPTLRPLLFNAMTVNGLIMAAEPLLAVLLLGHLGFSPWQYALALAASSGAGGFVGSRLARPLAARFGQRRVMLVSGVLRACWPIGLAFVRPGLPGMLLVTGVQLGLVTCIGVFNPLLATARLEHTAPDRVARTLTAWSVSTSAAIATLTAVWGLLAAATTPRTAIAIAGVLLLASPLLLPRGEHAEQGRDPSPSTLSA from the coding sequence ATGGCGGGGAGGCGGGCGCTGGGGCGCCGGTTCGGGTGGCTGTGGGCGTCGTTCGCGGTCAGCTCGTACGGCACCGGACTCGGGTTCGGCGCGTTCTCCTTCATGGCGATCCTCGTGCTGCACTCCGGGCCGACCCAGGTGGCGGTGCTCGCCGCGTCGGGGCGGGCGGTGGGCGCCCTGGTCGCCGTACCGCTGGGGCCGTGGGTGGAGTTCCGCCGCAAGCGGCCGGTGATGATCGCGATGGACCTGACCCGGTTCGGGGCGCTGCTGACGGTCCCGGTCGCGTTCGCGTTCGGGCTGCTCACCTTCGCCCAGCTCCTCGTGGTCTCGGTCGTCGTCGCCGCGGCGAACATCGCGTTCAACGCGGCCAGCGGCTCGTACCTGAAGGCGCTCGTGCCGCGGGAGGACCTGCTGGTCGCGAACTCCCGCTTCGAGTCGACGACTTGGACCTCGACCATGCTCGGACCGCCGCTCGGCGGGGTCGCGATCGGACTGTTCGGCCCGGTGACGACAGTGGTGGCCGACGCGGTCAGCTATCTGCTCTCGGCGCTCGGCATCCGTGCCATCGGCGGGACGGAACCGCGCCCCGAGCGCGGCGGCGGGCCCCGGCTGCGCGCGGGCGACCTGCTCGACGGCTGGCGCTACATCCTCGCCCACCCCACCCTGCGCCCGCTGCTGTTCAACGCGATGACGGTCAACGGCCTGATCATGGCCGCCGAACCGCTGCTCGCCGTACTCCTGCTGGGACACCTCGGCTTCTCCCCCTGGCAGTACGCCCTCGCGCTCGCGGCCTCCTCCGGCGCCGGGGGCTTCGTCGGCTCCCGCCTGGCGCGCCCGCTGGCGGCCCGGTTCGGGCAGCGCAGGGTGATGCTGGTGTCCGGGGTACTGCGCGCGTGCTGGCCGATCGGCCTGGCGTTCGTCCGCCCCGGGCTCCCCGGGATGCTCCTCGTCACCGGCGTCCAACTCGGCCTGGTGACCTGCATCGGCGTCTTCAACCCCCTGCTGGCCACCGCCCGCCTCGAACACACGGCCCCCGACCGGGTCGCCCGCACCCTGACCGCCTGGTCGGTCAGCACGAGTGCGGCGATCGCGACACTGACGGCCGTGTGGGGGCTGCTGGCGGCGGCCACGACCCCGCGCACGGCGATCGCGATCGCGGGGGTGCTGCTGCTGGCGAGCCCGCTGCTGCTGCCGCGCGGGGAACACGCCGAGCAGGGCAGGGACCCGAGCCCGTCTACCCTCTCCGCATGA
- a CDS encoding GNAT family N-acetyltransferase, whose amino-acid sequence MIRTATPTDIPVIHALIRELAAHSKEPQEAKASPEQLHSALFGEHPAVHAHIATDDSTGEPVGFALWFLNFSTWRGVHGIYLEDLYVRPTARGTGHGKALLAELARICVARGYERLEWSVLNWNRPSIDFYEALGARPQDESTVYRLTDGALRKLGATKGS is encoded by the coding sequence ATGATCCGCACCGCGACCCCCACCGACATCCCCGTCATCCACGCCCTGATCCGCGAACTCGCCGCCCACTCGAAGGAACCGCAGGAGGCGAAGGCGAGCCCGGAGCAGCTCCACTCGGCCCTCTTCGGCGAGCACCCCGCCGTCCACGCCCACATCGCGACCGACGACAGCACCGGCGAACCGGTCGGCTTCGCCCTGTGGTTCCTCAACTTCTCCACCTGGCGCGGCGTCCACGGCATCTACCTGGAGGACCTGTACGTCCGCCCCACCGCCCGCGGCACCGGCCACGGCAAGGCACTCCTCGCCGAACTCGCCCGCATCTGCGTCGCCCGCGGCTACGAACGCCTGGAGTGGTCCGTCCTCAACTGGAACCGCCCCTCGATCGACTTCTACGAGGCGCTGGGCGCCCGGCCCCAGGACGAGTCCACGGTGTACCGGCTGACGGACGGGGCGTTGCGGAAGTTGGGCGCGACGAAAGGGAGTTGA
- a CDS encoding helix-turn-helix transcriptional regulator yields the protein MAADDDHEGHEGHDIEVHLDRLLSERGMTLTELAHRVGVTNVNLSVLKNGRAKAIRFTTLTRICEVLQCQPGDLLSHRPGPPSADPRNS from the coding sequence ATGGCCGCGGACGACGATCACGAGGGCCACGAGGGCCACGACATCGAGGTGCACCTCGACAGACTCCTCAGCGAGCGCGGCATGACCCTCACCGAACTCGCCCACCGCGTCGGCGTGACCAACGTCAACCTGTCCGTCCTCAAGAACGGACGCGCCAAGGCGATCCGGTTCACCACCCTCACCCGGATCTGCGAAGTCCTCCAGTGCCAGCCGGGTGACCTGCTCAGCCACCGCCCCGGACCACCCTCCGCGGACCCCCGGAATTCCTGA
- a CDS encoding three-helix bundle dimerization domain-containing protein, with protein MINTAGRSRVRISAEAEWHPFQAGGTVTDKSREEDAIHGIVERLTNAFSATRSSAEVGDAVAKAHASFTDRPVREFVPEHPEQSFRRRNVARELDRQTSALHR; from the coding sequence ATGATCAACACAGCGGGACGCTCCCGCGTGAGAATCTCAGCGGAAGCTGAGTGGCACCCATTTCAGGCAGGTGGCACGGTGACGGACAAGTCGCGCGAAGAAGACGCCATTCACGGAATCGTGGAGCGTCTGACGAACGCCTTCAGCGCGACCCGCAGTTCTGCCGAGGTCGGAGATGCTGTGGCCAAAGCTCACGCGTCGTTCACGGACCGGCCTGTACGCGAGTTCGTCCCGGAGCATCCTGAACAGTCGTTCAGACGGCGAAACGTAGCCAGAGAGCTGGACCGCCAAACCTCCGCACTCCATCGGTGA
- a CDS encoding helix-turn-helix domain-containing protein — MTTERQRPLRADARRNRERILQTARTAFAAEGLAVPLDEIARRAGVGPGTVHRHFPTKEALFEAVVREHLEQLTLDARAALAEAEAGPAFFAFLARMTAEADAKQDLTEAITAAGDPMGVEAEELAAQLRQLFGALLSRAQQAGAVRDDVDAADVQAIVVAALTAGRRRGTSERPRKLAELVFDCLLPHHTHTDGNTT, encoded by the coding sequence TTGACCACCGAGCGACAGCGCCCCTTGCGCGCCGATGCACGCCGCAACCGGGAGCGCATTCTGCAGACCGCCCGCACAGCCTTCGCCGCCGAGGGCCTCGCGGTCCCGCTGGACGAAATCGCCCGCCGGGCCGGGGTCGGGCCGGGCACGGTCCACCGCCACTTCCCCACCAAGGAGGCACTGTTCGAGGCCGTCGTCCGCGAGCACCTGGAGCAGCTGACGCTCGACGCCCGAGCCGCCCTGGCCGAGGCGGAGGCCGGACCGGCGTTCTTCGCCTTCCTCGCCCGGATGACCGCCGAGGCCGATGCGAAGCAGGACCTGACCGAGGCCATCACGGCGGCGGGCGACCCCATGGGCGTCGAGGCCGAGGAACTGGCGGCACAGCTGCGCCAGCTGTTCGGTGCACTCCTCTCCCGCGCCCAGCAGGCCGGGGCGGTGCGCGACGACGTGGACGCAGCGGACGTGCAAGCCATCGTCGTGGCCGCGCTGACGGCCGGCCGCCGACGCGGCACGAGTGAGAGGCCCAGGAAGCTGGCGGAGCTCGTCTTCGACTGCCTGCTTCCACACCACACCCACACCGACGGGAATACGACATGA
- a CDS encoding nuclear transport factor 2 family protein codes for MTTAAPREVLQLFLRLTADGPSEAMADLFTAYAVFEMPYLPPSAPVQEPGRDAFRAHLQEGARLQRFTAVDRVQVHETTDPELVVADYRLHGRVLATGKQFAFDMVMFARIRDGLITWSRIYSNPLDGAIAFDTAEGLLAASTAA; via the coding sequence ATGACCACTGCAGCACCGCGTGAAGTCCTCCAGCTTTTCCTCCGTCTGACCGCCGACGGCCCCAGCGAGGCGATGGCCGACCTGTTCACCGCCTACGCCGTCTTCGAGATGCCCTACCTGCCGCCGAGCGCACCCGTGCAGGAGCCGGGACGGGACGCCTTCCGGGCCCACCTGCAAGAAGGGGCAAGGCTGCAGAGGTTCACGGCCGTGGACCGAGTCCAGGTGCACGAGACGACCGATCCCGAACTCGTCGTCGCCGACTACCGCCTCCACGGCCGCGTCCTGGCCACCGGGAAGCAGTTCGCCTTCGACATGGTGATGTTCGCCCGCATCCGAGACGGACTGATCACCTGGTCGCGCATCTACTCCAACCCGCTCGACGGGGCGATCGCCTTCGACACGGCCGAGGGGCTGCTCGCCGCAAGCACGGCTGCTTAG
- a CDS encoding luciferase family protein yields the protein MTLAARALTQLATWPDLTEVESSCGIGRALVSAQGEIVHLHSGRDVDPHLTARAIRRFEDHLTSARAVRLVPGSHWVTLHREVAADVDLLMTLVSLALQAQQTWPIPGDGPRVARASAIGPTEAG from the coding sequence ATGACGTTGGCCGCGCGTGCGCTCACACAGTTGGCGACCTGGCCCGACCTCACCGAGGTGGAGTCGAGCTGCGGCATTGGTCGTGCACTCGTCTCAGCCCAGGGCGAGATCGTCCACCTCCATTCCGGCCGGGACGTTGACCCGCACCTCACGGCGAGGGCCATTCGGCGCTTCGAGGACCACCTCACGAGCGCCCGCGCTGTCCGGCTTGTGCCCGGCTCGCACTGGGTGACGCTGCACCGGGAGGTTGCGGCAGACGTCGACCTGCTCATGACCTTGGTCAGTCTTGCCCTGCAGGCTCAGCAGACATGGCCGATTCCCGGCGATGGCCCGCGAGTGGCTAGGGCGTCCGCTATCGGCCCCACCGAGGCGGGTTGA
- a CDS encoding aminoglycoside 3'-phosphotransferase has protein sequence MSPQGPVELPWIVTEFAAGRPVQAVWKNELGGLTFGIGLGDARQFLKWSPPGSGIDLSAEVVRLRWAAAFTVVPRVVDEGADETGSWIVTTGLPGRMAVDDHWKRDPDTAVRAIGAGLRSLHEQLPVADCPFGWSAERRLETVRPRAVAGRINPADWHQDLRHIGTVERALGVLADTPPIDELVVCHGDACAPNTLIGDDGTCSGHVDLGALGVADRWADLAVATWSTQWNYGPGWEEPLLEAYGVEPDPERIMYYRLLWELSD, from the coding sequence ATGTCGCCGCAAGGACCGGTCGAGCTTCCATGGATCGTCACCGAGTTCGCGGCGGGGCGGCCGGTGCAGGCCGTGTGGAAGAACGAACTCGGCGGCCTGACATTTGGGATCGGTCTGGGGGATGCGCGACAGTTTCTGAAGTGGAGCCCACCAGGCAGCGGTATCGACCTTTCGGCCGAGGTCGTGCGCTTGCGCTGGGCAGCGGCGTTCACCGTGGTGCCGCGCGTAGTCGACGAGGGCGCGGACGAAACGGGGTCCTGGATCGTCACAACGGGTCTGCCCGGGCGCATGGCGGTGGACGACCACTGGAAGCGCGACCCCGACACCGCAGTACGCGCGATCGGTGCCGGACTGCGCTCCCTGCATGAGCAACTGCCCGTTGCGGACTGCCCGTTCGGCTGGTCGGCCGAACGGCGGCTGGAGACGGTGCGGCCACGAGCGGTGGCGGGCCGGATCAATCCGGCGGACTGGCATCAAGACCTTCGGCACATCGGAACTGTTGAGCGTGCCCTTGGCGTACTCGCCGACACCCCGCCGATCGATGAGCTGGTCGTCTGCCATGGCGACGCCTGTGCTCCCAACACCCTGATCGGCGACGACGGCACGTGCAGCGGCCACGTCGACCTCGGCGCGCTCGGTGTCGCCGACCGCTGGGCCGATCTCGCCGTCGCCACATGGAGTACGCAGTGGAACTACGGTCCCGGATGGGAAGAGCCGCTGCTCGAGGCCTACGGGGTCGAGCCGGACCCGGAGCGGATCATGTATTACCGGCTGCTGTGGGAGCTGTCGGACTGA